One window from the genome of Erwinia sorbitola encodes:
- a CDS encoding glycerate kinase family protein: MKKTFVLAPDSFKESMTAKEVCIAMETGLKRVFPDANYIHVPMADGGEGTTQSLIDATGGEIFTQQVTGPLGTPVEACYGIMGSGDIAVIEMASASGIHYVNQQTKNPLLTTTWGTGELISACLDKGIKKIILGIGGSATNDGGAGMAEALGVRFYDRHGKRLAAGGGALGELHRIDISGLDSRLAQVDIQVACDVTNPLCGSQGASAVFGPQKGATPEMVTELDRNLAHYAAIISQQLGKEVAAAPGAGAAGGLGAGLMAFTRCTLRKGIEIVVEYSGLASHMAGADFCFTGEGRIDFQTRFGKTPFGVAQTAMQHHVPVIAVAGSIGDDIDSLYEAGIDAIFGIIPHAATIESLLPEGATNMERTCENIGRLIKKTAMASF; this comes from the coding sequence ATGAAAAAGACCTTTGTATTAGCACCTGACTCCTTCAAAGAGAGCATGACGGCGAAGGAGGTGTGCATCGCAATGGAAACCGGCCTTAAGCGCGTATTTCCTGACGCAAACTATATTCATGTTCCGATGGCGGACGGCGGCGAAGGCACCACCCAGTCGCTGATTGACGCCACCGGCGGCGAAATATTTACGCAGCAGGTCACCGGCCCGCTGGGTACACCCGTTGAGGCCTGTTACGGCATTATGGGCAGCGGCGATATCGCCGTGATTGAAATGGCGTCGGCCAGCGGCATCCATTATGTCAATCAGCAGACCAAAAACCCGCTGCTGACCACCACCTGGGGCACCGGGGAGCTGATTAGTGCCTGCCTGGATAAAGGCATTAAAAAGATTATCCTCGGTATCGGTGGCAGCGCCACAAATGATGGCGGTGCCGGAATGGCCGAGGCACTGGGTGTGCGCTTCTACGATCGCCATGGCAAGCGGTTAGCTGCTGGCGGTGGCGCACTGGGTGAATTACACCGCATTGATATTTCCGGGCTGGACAGTCGCCTGGCACAGGTTGATATTCAGGTAGCCTGTGACGTGACTAACCCACTGTGTGGATCCCAGGGGGCCTCGGCAGTGTTCGGGCCGCAAAAAGGAGCCACCCCGGAGATGGTTACTGAGCTTGATCGTAACCTCGCGCACTATGCTGCGATAATCTCACAGCAGCTGGGCAAAGAAGTTGCGGCTGCACCTGGCGCTGGTGCAGCAGGTGGTCTGGGGGCCGGACTGATGGCGTTCACCCGCTGCACGCTGCGTAAAGGCATTGAGATCGTGGTGGAATACAGCGGTCTTGCCAGTCATATGGCCGGCGCGGATTTCTGCTTCACCGGTGAAGGCCGTATCGACTTTCAGACCCGGTTTGGTAAAACTCCCTTTGGCGTTGCACAAACCGCCATGCAGCATCATGTTCCGGTGATTGCAGTTGCGGGCAGTATTGGCGATGATATCGATTCGCTGTATGAAGCAGGTATTGATGCCATCTTCGGTATTATTCCTCATGCAGCAACCATAGAATCGCTGTTGCCCGAAGGAGCCACAAATATGGAACGCACCTGCGAAAATATTGGCCGACTTATCAAAAAAACAGCGATGGCTTCTTTTTAA